The genomic stretch GCCGCCGACACCGGTCGGCGTACGCTCGCCGCCGCGCGGAGCCGGGCCGGCGGGCAGGGCACTGCACCTCGGGCAGCGGTGCGGACCGGTGGCGAACGGCGAACCGCTCCACCCGTGATCGGACACCAGCGTCCAGACCACCTCCGCATCGGGCAGCACGCAGGCGGTGCCCGTGGTGGTGTCGCCGCAGACATCGCAGATCAGGGTCATCAGGTTGTCGTCCGGTACGACGGTCATTCTGCTTCCTCTCCGGTGGCGCAGCGGTGCGGCCGGGGACACGGACTCGGGGCGTCGGTGTGGTGCGCCGTCGCCGTACGGACTTCTCAGAGGGAGTCGGAGCGTTCCTTGCCGGCGGTGGCGACCACGATCACCACGCCGACCGCGGCGAGACCGGCCTGCGCGACCAGCCCCAACAGGCTGAATCCTCGGAGACCGGCGAGCCAGGCACTGATCGCGCCGAGCAGCGCGATGACCGCGCCGATGGTCATCGTGAGCCACAGCGGCACGGCGGGACGGCCGGGGACGACGAGCCGGCCCACGGCACCGACGACGAGACCGACGACTAGGGCCGCGGCGATCCCGGCGATGGTCATGCTGCTCCTCGTACTCGCGTGTCGATGCGTCGGCGGCGGTGTGTCAGGTGCGTACGGTCACGGCCGCCCGGCCGTACGCGGCCGGCTGCGGTGACGCGGGCTGCCGGGGCGGCACCGGACCGGGACCGGGTGCGGCCGATGTCCCGGCGTCCCCCGCCGGCTCCGGCACGGCCCCGGCAGTGCCGTGCACCGGCAGGATCTGGTCCAGTCGGGCGGTCTGCAGGATGCGGGTGATCCGGGGGTTGGGGTTGCGTACCGCCAGCACCCCGTCGAGGCGCACCATCCGTCGGTGCACGTCGAGCAGCAGGCCGATGGCCGCCGCGTCGATGTGCCGGCAGCCGGCCAGGTCGATCACGACCTGCTGGGGCCGCAGGGCCAGCAACTGGTCGAAGACCGCGCCGGTCTCCGGCAGGCAGGCCAGGTCGAACTCGGTGATGGAGACCTCGACCAGGGGCACCGCGCATTCGGAGCGTCGTGGCGTGGTCACGTCGAGGGCTCCCTTCCTGGTAACCCGAGGTCGGTTCTCACCCTGCCCAGCGGGATTGGCGGGCACTGCGCGGACGTATGACAGTTGCGTGACAATAGCCCCGTACGTGGGTGCTGGTTGGCCGCCCGGCCAGGGCTTGGGGATGATGCCGGTATGACAGCGGTACTGGTGATCGAGGACGACGACCGGATCCGGTTGGCGCTGCTGCTCGCCCTGGAGGACGAGGGCTACGAGGCCCGGGGCGCGGCCACCGCCGAGGAGGGCCTGCGGTCGCAGCGCCGTGATCCGGCCGACTACGTCCTGGTCGACCTGATGCTGCCCGGCATCGACGGCTTCGAGGGCATCCGCCAGCTCCGCCGCGACGACGACGTGCCGATCGTGGTGGTCAGCGCCCGCGACGACACCCACGACATCGTTGCCGCGCTGGAGGCGGGTGCCGACGACTACGTGGTCAAGCCGGTGGCGATCAAGGAGCTGACCGCCCGGCTGCGTGCCCTGCGGCGTCGGGCCCGCACGGTGGCCCCGATGGAGGCGTCGGTGCCGGTGCTCGCCTTCGGCGAGCTGGAGGTCAGCCCGGAGGCGGGGGAGGTACGCCGGTCCGGCACGCCGGTCGCGGTCACCCGCACCGAGTTCCGACTGCTCTGCGAGCTGGCCGAACACGCCGGGCGGGTGCTCTCCCGCCAGCAGTTGCTCAGCCGGGTGTGGGGGTACGACACCGGCGACGAGCGGCTCGTCGACGTGCACGTGGGCCGGCTCCGCCAGAAGATCGAGACTGACCCGGCCAACCCCCGGCATCTGGTGACGCTGCGCGGGCTCGGCTACAAGCTGCAGAGATGAGACGACGCCTCGGACTGCGTGCCCGGGTCACCGCCGCGTTCGCCGTCGGCGCGCTGTCGCTGTCCGCCTCGATGGCCCTGGTGTCGTACGAGCTGACCCGCCGTACCCTGCTCGACGAGCGGGAACGCACCGTGCTGCGGGCGGCGTACTACGACGCGGCGGTGGTCCGGGCGGGCCTGGCCACCGACGAGCCGGACGTGGCGGAGGCGCTGCGGGCGCTGGACACCGGCACCAGCCGGCGCGCGGTGCTGTACCTCAACGGCGAGTGGTACGGCCGCCGGGCCGACACCGGCACGACCCCCGTCATCCCGGTGCGGTTGCAGGACATGGTCATGGCCGGCGAGCCCGCCGTGCAGCGGGTCCGCGTCGCCGACCAGCCGGTGATGCTGGTCGGTGTGCCGTTGTCCGACTCGGCGGCCTTCTACGAGATCGTCTCCCTGCAGGAGCTGGACCAGACCTTCCAGGTGCTCGCCCTGGCGCTCACCGCCGTCGCGATCGTGGTGGCCGGGTCCGGGGCGGCGCTCGGCTGGTACGCCACCCGGCACGGGCTGCGGCCGCTCACCGCCGTCGCCGACGCGGCCGAGCGGATCGCCGCCGGTGACTTCACCACCCGGCTCGCGCCGGACACCGACCCGGATCTGACCAGGCTCTCCACCTCGTTCAACCGGATGGTCGACGAGTTGGCCCGCCGCATCGACCGGGACCGGCGGTTCGCCGCCGACGTCAGCCACGAGCTGCGGTCGCCGTTGCAGACACTCGCCGCCGCCGCCAGCGTGCTGAGCAAGCGGCGGGACAACCAGTACGAGCGGACCACCACGGCGGCCCGGCTGGTGGCCGACGAGATCGCCCGGTTCCAGCAGCTGGTCAACGACCTGCTGGACCTGGCCCGCAGCGATCAGCCGACGCACCGGGAGCCGGTCGACGTCGGCGCGCTGGCCCGGCAGGCGTGCCGGGACCGGGATCTGCCCGAGTCGATGGTGCACCTGGATCCGCACACCCCGGCCACCTGGCAGGTGGACCGGCGACGCGTCGCGCAGGTGTTGACCAACCTGCTCGACAACGCCGAGCGCTACGGCGCCGGCCCGGTGGCGGTGTGGCTGTCCCGCGACGGTGACACCGGCGTGGTGGAGGTCGACGACGAGGGACCGGGGGTTCCGGTGAAGGACCGGAAAGCGATCTTCGACCGCTTCGTACGCGGCCGGGCGGCCAACTTCCGGGGGGGTGGCGACGGCACCGGGCTCGGGCTCGCGCTGGTGGCCCAGCACGCCGCCGCGCACGGCGGCGACGCCTCGGTCAGCGACCGGCCCGAGGGCGGCGCGCGGTTCCGGATCACTCTCCCGGGCAGCGTCGGATGAGGCGCGTCGCCGGGCGGGTGTCGGCCGCCCTCCTGCTGACCCTGGTCGCGGCGTGCGGCGTGCCCGCCGAGGACCAGCCACGAACGGTGACCCCGCCGCCCGGCCCGTTCCCGTACACCGCGACGGCCGCCCCCACCGCGGCGGAGACCGGAGCACTGACCGAGCTGCTCTATTTCTCGCGCGACGACCGGTTGGTGCCGGTGACCCGCCGGGTCGACCAGGTGCCCTCGCCGGACGCGCAGCTACGGGACCTGTTGGCCGGGCCGACACCGGGTGAGCGGGACGACGGCGTCGGCAGCGCCCTGCCCGGTGCGCTGAGCACCGCCGTGGTCGAACTGGCCGATGGACAGGCCCGGGTGACGGTCACCCCGGCAGGCGCGGACACCGGCCGCAGCGACGAACTGCTCGCGTACGGGCAGATCGTCTCCACCCTCAGCGCCCGGCCCGACGTGTCGGCGGTGATCTTCCTGGACGCTGACGGCACCCCGTTGCGGGTGCCCCGGGCGGACGGTTCGCTCTCGGCGGATCCGCTCACCTCCGCCGACTACGCGGTGCTCGTCAGCCCTCGATGACGGGGTCTCCACAGCCTCGTGACGGTTGTGTGACAAACGCCTCTGCTGCCGGGTGGCGGTGTTTGGCCGTTGCGGCGGCAGGGGCACCAGTCCGGCACACCCACCGCGCGAAGGGACGGCTCTCGTGGAAATCTCCGGCTTCTTCATGGCCATCGTCATCGGTCTGGTCATCGGCGCGCTCGGCCGGCTCGTGGCGCCGGGCCGGCAGCGGATCCCGATCCTGCTGACGATCCTGATCGGTATCGTCGCCGCGATCCTCGGCACGCTGGTGGCCGGGCTGCTGGGCGTGGACGACACCGCCGGCATCGACTGGATCGAGCTGTTCATCCAGGTGGCCTTCGCCGCGGTCGGTGTGTCGATCGTCGCCGGGGCGTACGGTCGCCGCCGCTGACCCGTCCCGCTGCCGTCGGCCCGCCCCGGGTGCAACCAGGGCGGGCCGACGGCGTCCGGCGGTTCGGGTGGCCACCGGACGCGCGTACGTCATGACGGCTCGTATCCTTTGTGTGACCCGACATGCCACCGAGAGAGGACCTGGCGTGAACGACCGGACCGAGACCTTGGAGTTTCAGGCCGAGGCGCGTCAACTGCTCCAGTTGATGGTCCACTCGATCTACTCGAACAAGGACGTGTTCCTGCGCGAGTTGATCTCCAACGCCTCTGACGCGCTGGACAAGCTGCGCCTGGCGTCGATGGTCGACAAGGACCTCGACGCCGACACCGGCGACCTGCACATCGCCCTCGACGTCGACCGGGACGCCCGCACCCTGACCGTCCGCGACAACGGCATCGGCATGACCCGTGACGAGGTCGTCTCCGTGATCGGGACGATCGCCAAGTCCGGCACCGCCGAGCTGCTGCGCCAGTTGCGGGAGAGCAAGGACGCCGGGGCGTCGCAGGACCTGATCGGCCAGTTCGGCGTGGGCTTCTACGCCGCCTTCATGGTCGCCGAGAAGGTCGAGCTGGTCACCCGGCGGGCCGGCGAGAGCGGCGGCACGCGTTGGGAGTCCGACGGCGGTGGCACGTACACGGTCGCCGCGCTCGACGACGCGCCCCAGGGCACGGCGGTGACGCTGCACCTCAAGGCCGCCGACACCGAGGACAACCTGCACGACTACACCGCCGAGTGGACCGTCCGCGAGATCGTCAAGCGGTACTCCGACTTCATCGCCCACCCGATCCGGATGATCGTCGAGCGGCCCGGCGTGGACGACGCCCCCGCCACCATCGAGACGGTCACGCTGAACTCGATGAAGGCGCTGTGGGCCCGCCCCCGCACCGAGGTCGAGCCGGCCGAGTACCACGAGTTCTACAAGCACGTCGGCCACGACTGGGCGGACCCCCTCGAGACCATCCACATGCGGGGCGAGGGCACCTTCGAGTACGACGCGC from Micromonospora craniellae encodes the following:
- a CDS encoding GerMN domain-containing protein, which translates into the protein MRRVAGRVSAALLLTLVAACGVPAEDQPRTVTPPPGPFPYTATAAPTAAETGALTELLYFSRDDRLVPVTRRVDQVPSPDAQLRDLLAGPTPGERDDGVGSALPGALSTAVVELADGQARVTVTPAGADTGRSDELLAYGQIVSTLSARPDVSAVIFLDADGTPLRVPRADGSLSADPLTSADYAVLVSPR
- a CDS encoding GlsB/YeaQ/YmgE family stress response membrane protein: MTIAGIAAALVVGLVVGAVGRLVVPGRPAVPLWLTMTIGAVIALLGAISAWLAGLRGFSLLGLVAQAGLAAVGVVIVVATAGKERSDSL
- a CDS encoding GlsB/YeaQ/YmgE family stress response membrane protein, translated to MEISGFFMAIVIGLVIGALGRLVAPGRQRIPILLTILIGIVAAILGTLVAGLLGVDDTAGIDWIELFIQVAFAAVGVSIVAGAYGRRR
- a CDS encoding STAS domain-containing protein; its protein translation is MTTPRRSECAVPLVEVSITEFDLACLPETGAVFDQLLALRPQQVVIDLAGCRHIDAAAIGLLLDVHRRMVRLDGVLAVRNPNPRITRILQTARLDQILPVHGTAGAVPEPAGDAGTSAAPGPGPVPPRQPASPQPAAYGRAAVTVRT
- a CDS encoding sensor histidine kinase, with translation MRRRLGLRARVTAAFAVGALSLSASMALVSYELTRRTLLDERERTVLRAAYYDAAVVRAGLATDEPDVAEALRALDTGTSRRAVLYLNGEWYGRRADTGTTPVIPVRLQDMVMAGEPAVQRVRVADQPVMLVGVPLSDSAAFYEIVSLQELDQTFQVLALALTAVAIVVAGSGAALGWYATRHGLRPLTAVADAAERIAAGDFTTRLAPDTDPDLTRLSTSFNRMVDELARRIDRDRRFAADVSHELRSPLQTLAAAASVLSKRRDNQYERTTTAARLVADEIARFQQLVNDLLDLARSDQPTHREPVDVGALARQACRDRDLPESMVHLDPHTPATWQVDRRRVAQVLTNLLDNAERYGAGPVAVWLSRDGDTGVVEVDDEGPGVPVKDRKAIFDRFVRGRAANFRGGGDGTGLGLALVAQHAAAHGGDASVSDRPEGGARFRITLPGSVG
- a CDS encoding response regulator transcription factor; translation: MTAVLVIEDDDRIRLALLLALEDEGYEARGAATAEEGLRSQRRDPADYVLVDLMLPGIDGFEGIRQLRRDDDVPIVVVSARDDTHDIVAALEAGADDYVVKPVAIKELTARLRALRRRARTVAPMEASVPVLAFGELEVSPEAGEVRRSGTPVAVTRTEFRLLCELAEHAGRVLSRQQLLSRVWGYDTGDERLVDVHVGRLRQKIETDPANPRHLVTLRGLGYKLQR